Below is a window of Comamonadaceae bacterium M7527 DNA.
GCTGCTGGTGTCTGGCGGTCACAGCCAGTTGATGCGTGTGGATGCAGTGGGGCGCTACACCTTGCTGGGCGAGACCATAGACGACGCCGCGGGGGAGGCTTTTGACAAATCAGCCAAGGTCATGGGGCTGGGCTACCCGGGTGGCCCAGCCTTGTCCAAGCTGGCCGAGCGGGGTGATCCCAAAGCCTTTGCATTACCGCGCCCCTTGTTGCACAGCGGCAACCTGGATTTTTCATTTGCGGGTTTGAAAACAGCGGTGATGGTGCAGCACCGTAAACTGGGCGAGAGCCCCACAGACCAGCAAATTACAGACTTGGCCGCCAGTACGCAGGCCGCGATTGTTGAGGTGTTGGTGAAAAAAAGCATGACAGCGCTGCGTGAATCAGGCCTTAAGCGCTTGGTGGTCGCTGGCGGTGTAGGGGCCAACAAGGCCTTGCGTGAGCAAATGAATGCCGCTTGCACCAAAGTCAACGCGCGTGTGCATTACCCAGAGCTGCATTTGTGCACCGACAACGGGGCCATGATTGCCATGGCGGCGGCGCTGCGTTGGCAAGCAGGTTTGTTGCCTCAAACCAGCCCTGATGCGCAGTCACCAATGGGCTACAGCTTCAACGTACGTCCGCGTTGGCCGCTGGACGCTATAGACGCTTAAATGCATGGGTCAGCATGCAGGAGAGGCTCTACTTTTGACAACTGTAGTGTCCTACACTGTGCGCCAGCTGCGCTGGGCAAGCGCATTTACATAAAGGTTTTTTGATGTTTGATCTGTCGTTTGTTGCGCGCTTGCGCGCATGTGTTGTTGTTGGCGCAACTGGTTTGCTCTGTGCGCTCAGTGCTGTGCCAGCCATTGCCCAGCTTGCAACCGGTGAACCAATAAAAATCGCCATGATTGAGGGGCTGAGCGGCCCTTTCACCAATACAGGTGAGGCGGTATATCGCAACTTGGCGTGGTCTGCACAAACATTGAACAGCCAGGGTGGTGTGGCTTGGGGTGGTGCGGGTGTCAAGACGCAGCGCCCTATCGAGGTGGTACGTTTTGACAGTAAAAGTCGCCCCGAAGAGGCTTTGTCAGCGCTTCGCTCGGCTATAGACCAAGGCATTCGCGTGGTGGTGCAGGGCAACTCGTCGGCAGTGGCCTTGGCATTGGTGGACGCCATCAACAAACACAACGAGCGTGACCCGGCCAACCGCGTGGTGTTTTTAAACTACTCGGCAGTAGAGCCTTCGCTGACCAATGAGAACTGCAGTTTCTGGCACTTTCGCTTTGACGCCCATGCCAACATGCGCATGGCTGCACTCATGCAGTCCATTCGAGAGAATAAGGATCTTAAAAAGGTCTACCTCATTGGCCAAGACTACAGCTTTGGTCAGAGTGTGGTGAAAGAGGCCGCCGCCCAGCTGGGCCGTCAGCGCCCAGATATCGAGGTGGTGGGTCGCGAACTGCACGCCATGGCGCGCATCAAAGACTTTGCACCCTATGCCGCCAAAATAAAGGCCAGTGGTGCACAAGCAGTGATCACCGGAAACTGGGGCAACGACTTGACGCTACTGGTCAAAGCAGCCAAAGCCGCTGGTTTTGAGGGTACTTTTTACACCTTTTACGGCAACGCCCTGGGCGCACCAGCGGCCATTGGCGAGGCGGGTGTGGGCAAGGTGCTGGCTGTTGCCGAGTGGTTTCCCAACTTGGGCGGTGAGGCCTCAGACGCTTTTTACCAAAGCTTTCAAGCAGCGTTTCCCAAGCCCCAACACGACTATGTGCACATGCGCATGCAAGGCATGATGGTGGCATTGGCGCAAGCCTTGTCTGGCGCAAGTCAATACGCCCGCGGCAACGAGGTTGATGCTTACCAAGTGGCCTTGGCGCTCGAGAAGACCGATGTAACAGTCGCTGGTCACCGCATGGTGATGCGTGTTGCAGACCACCAAATTGAGCAACCCTTGGTTGTGGCCGTGATGGACAAGGCTGGCCAGCCAGGCGTGCGCTTTGATACAGAGGGCAGCGGCTATGGTTTTAGGGTGTTGCAAGCGCTGTCTGCACAAGAGGCTGCGTTGCCAACAGCCTGCGCTATGACGCGGCCATAAATCAGGCTATAATCAGCGGCTGTGCAACGAATGTTTGTTGCACTTAACACGTGCCAAGCGGCGAGCCCATGCGAGCTGCTGGTCACGCAAGTATCAAAGAGAAAACACTCATGACCGGAATTGTTAAAGCTGACATCGTTAAAGACAACGCCCGTGGTACGGGCGATACAGGTAGCCCTGAGGTGCAGGTTGCATTGCTGACTGCGCGCATCAACTACCTCACACCGCACTTTAAAGAAAACAAAAAAGATCACCACGGTCGTCGCGGTTTGTTGCGTATGGTGAGCCGTCGCCGCAAGCTGTTGGATTACCTGAAGTCCAAAGACGCTGACCGCTATGTGGCCTTGATTGCCAAGCTGTCATTGCGTAAGTAATGTCGGTGCCTTTGGCTGGTTTGGCCATTCAGGCCAACTAATCAGATACGACGCCTGAGTCAGTTCGCTGGCTCAGGCGTTTTGCACATTGGCGATGCGCATGTTGCGTGTTGCCATTGGGGGCGAAAGCCCCAAAAGTTCCCAACGCATGCAGTGGGTCGAAGCTGTGTCATTCCAAAAAGCCAATGTCAATCATTGCCTTTTTGGGATGGCATCGTGTTC
It encodes the following:
- the tsaD gene encoding tRNA (adenosine(37)-N6)-threonylcarbamoyltransferase complex transferase subunit TsaD: MYILGIESSCDETGVAVVRADSLGTPQLLGAALYSQIAMHQDFGGVVPELASRDHIQRVLPLTEQALADAQLRLQDINLVAFTRGPGLAGALLVGAGVASGMAMGLGVPSVGMHHLEGHLLSPFLSEDPPEFPFVALLVSGGHSQLMRVDAVGRYTLLGETIDDAAGEAFDKSAKVMGLGYPGGPALSKLAERGDPKAFALPRPLLHSGNLDFSFAGLKTAVMVQHRKLGESPTDQQITDLAASTQAAIVEVLVKKSMTALRESGLKRLVVAGGVGANKALREQMNAACTKVNARVHYPELHLCTDNGAMIAMAAALRWQAGLLPQTSPDAQSPMGYSFNVRPRWPLDAIDA
- a CDS encoding branched-chain amino acid ABC transporter substrate-binding protein, whose product is MIEGLSGPFTNTGEAVYRNLAWSAQTLNSQGGVAWGGAGVKTQRPIEVVRFDSKSRPEEALSALRSAIDQGIRVVVQGNSSAVALALVDAINKHNERDPANRVVFLNYSAVEPSLTNENCSFWHFRFDAHANMRMAALMQSIRENKDLKKVYLIGQDYSFGQSVVKEAAAQLGRQRPDIEVVGRELHAMARIKDFAPYAAKIKASGAQAVITGNWGNDLTLLVKAAKAAGFEGTFYTFYGNALGAPAAIGEAGVGKVLAVAEWFPNLGGEASDAFYQSFQAAFPKPQHDYVHMRMQGMMVALAQALSGASQYARGNEVDAYQVALALEKTDVTVAGHRMVMRVADHQIEQPLVVAVMDKAGQPGVRFDTEGSGYGFRVLQALSAQEAALPTACAMTRP
- the rpsO gene encoding 30S ribosomal protein S15; the encoded protein is MTGIVKADIVKDNARGTGDTGSPEVQVALLTARINYLTPHFKENKKDHHGRRGLLRMVSRRRKLLDYLKSKDADRYVALIAKLSLRK